Proteins encoded in a region of the Capra hircus breed San Clemente chromosome 3, ASM170441v1, whole genome shotgun sequence genome:
- the ZMYM1 gene encoding zinc finger MYM-type protein 1 isoform X4, which translates to MNKMLPSISTTAVQVSCSGCKKVFQKGQTAYQRKGSTELFCSTPCITEYISSGSSPALPKRTCSNCSKDILNLKDVISIQLEDTTSSKTFCSQSCLSSYEEKRKPVVTICTNSVPAKCSVCQKTTAIQYEVKYQSVNHSLCCNACFSKFHSANNLIMNCCENCGAYCSTSSNMFHILQMEGQSHYFNSSKSITAHKQKPAKSLPSVLCKSLKPTDEMIETTNDLGKTELFCSINCFSAYSKAKMESSTVVYDTSTNLPSPKKDATPVISNIVSLADTHDALPIVNSDVLQGTVSSVTANVIEDVSPSESSNSVQQPSLSPPSSVVSQHTVALNTEEQKDHTLNQDATNNMKSVKKSDRLRHPKFTSKIQKVKGKSRSIKKSYFQRLENSIKKDVMFCYSCQLFCQKKFNYGRESLRAQGISHWKKTLEKFRKHEKSEMHLKSLQFWREYQFCDEAVNDSLSSHSKQIEGNKKYLKLIIENILFLGKQCLFLRGNDQSISSVNKGNFLELLEIRAKDKGEEIFQLMNSQVDFYNSTQIQNDIIEIIKTEILQDIVNEINVSSAFSVICDETTDGATKGQFSVCVRYPQKTSKAVLIKERFLGFIDVEEMTGTNLHRNIKAYLQQIGVDLSKLRGQAYDSTSNWKGKFKKIAAEFKKEEPRALYLHCYTHCLDLAVIRFCKEVKELRSALNTLSSLFNTIHGEMSVNFQNIYKLSQSKTCKKHTSQPCWTVRDNTLLSVIEGLPEIIETLEVLSNHSSNTSLADELSDLLALVSKFEFIFCLKFLYRILSVIGILSKEFQSETIDIFSLSSKIEAILECLSSERNDTYFKTIWDGAEEICQKITCKGFEVERPSFQKRRKIQKTIDPGNSDSMFFPTSTEEQYKVNIYYQGLDTVLQNLKLCFLEFDYCKMKQISELLLKWNEPLNEATAKEVQEFYKFDADIIPELRFYRHYAKLNFVLEYDFINFSNLGHLFIQHGLHNNIPCISKLLYVALSWPVTSASVENSFSTLSRLKTYLCRTKGQEKLSGLALMAVEQELVDKLMEPERLNGIVEKFILQVKEI; encoded by the exons ATGAATAAGATGCTTCCTTCAATTTCAACCACAGCTGTTCAGGTTTCCTGTTCTGGTTGTAAAAAAGTTTTTCAAAAGGGACAAACTGCTTATCAGAGGAAAGGTTCTACTGAGCTTTTCTGCTCCACACCATGCATCACTGAATACATTTCATCTGGCAGTTCACCAGCTCTTCCGAAGAGAACTTGTTCAAACTGCTCAAA agaCATTTTAAATCTAAAGGATGTGATCAGTATTCAGCTGGAAGATACTACCAGTAGCAAAACTTTTTGCAGTCAGTCTTGTCTTTCAtcatatgaagaaaaaagaaagccagtTGTTACCATATGTACTAATAGTGTTCCAGCCAAGTGCAGCGTGTGTCAGAAGACTACTGCT atTCAGTACGAAGTGAAATACCAGAGTGTGAATCATAGTCTTTGCTGTAATGCCTGTTTTTCAAAATTTCACTCCGCTAACAACCTCATCATGAACTGTTGTGAGAATTGTGGGGCTTACTGTTCCACTAGCTCTAATATGTTCCATATACTTCAAATGGAAGGACAGTCTCATTACTTTAATAGTTCAAAGAGTATTACAGCACATAAGCAG AAACCAGCCAAATCACTTCCATCTGTTCTTTGCAAATCATTGAAGCCCACAGATGAAATGATTGAGACTACCAATGACTTGGGGAAGACAGAGCTTTTCTGCTCTATTAATTGTTTCTCTGCTTATAGTAAAGCTAAGATGGAATCTTCTACAG TGGTATACGATACTTCAACGAATCTCCCTTCTCCAAAGAAAGATGCAACTCCAGTTATAAGCAATATAGTGTCATTGGCAGATACTCATGATGCCCTGCCCATTGTGAACTCTGATGTATTACAAG GTACAGTTTCTTCAGTAACAGCAAATGTCATTGAGgat GTTTCACCCAGTGAATCAAGTAATAGTGTGCAACAGCCAAGCCTCTCACCACCGTCATCTGTAGTCAGTCAGCATACGGTTGCCTTAAATACAGAAGAACAAAAAGATCATACGTTAAACCAAGATGCTACAAACAATATGAAATCCGTGAAAAAAAGTGACAGGCTACGCCACCCAAAATTTACATCCAAAATACAAAAAGTTAAAGGTAAATCACGAAgtattaaaaaatcttattttcaacGATTAGAAAACAGTATTAAAAAGGATGTAATGTTCTGTTATTCATGCCAGTTGTTCTGCCAGAAAAAATTTAACTATGGAAGAGAGTCACTTAGAGCACAAGGAATTTCccattggaaaaaaactctggAAAAATTCAGAAAGCATGAAAAAAGTGAAATGCATTTGAAGTCATTGCAGTTTTGGAGAGAATACCAATTTTGTGATGAAGCTGTTAATGACAGTTTATCTAGTCATTCAAAGCAgattgaaggaaataaaaagtacCTAAAGcttataattgaaaatattttatttcttggaaAGCAATGTTTATTCTTAAGAGGAAATGACCAGTCTATTTCATCTGTGAATAAAGGCAACTTTTTAGAATTGTTAGAAATCCGAGCAAAGGATAAAGGAGAAGAAATATTTCAACTTATGAATTCACAAGTTGACTTCTACAATAGTACACAGATTCAAAATGATATTATTGAAATAATAAAGACTGAAATATTGCAAGATATTGTAAATGAGATCAATGTCTCCTCAGCTTTTTCAGTAATATGTGATGAGACAACTGATGGTGCCACTAAAGGACAGTTCTCAGTTTGTGTAAGATACCCGCAGAAAACATCAAAGGCTGTATTAATTAAAGAAAGATTTTTGGGTTTCATAGATGTTGAAGAGATGACTGGGACCAACTTACACAGGAATATCAAAGCTTACCTGCAGCAGATTGGAGTTGATTTGAGTAAACTACGAGGCCAGGCCTATGATAGCACCAGTAATTGGaagggaaaatttaaaaaaattgcagcAGAATTTAAGAAGGAAGAGCCAAGAGCTTTATACCTGCATTGTTACACACATTGTTTGGATTTAGCAGTGATTAGGTTTTGTAAAGAAGTAAAAGAGCTCCGAAGTGCTCTAAATACTCTCAGTTCTTTGTTCAACACTATTCATGGGGAAATGTCAgtaaattttcaaaacatttataaGCTGAGTCAAAGCAAAACATGCAAGAAACACACATCACAACCATGTTGGACAGTCCGTGATAATACATTACTCTCTGTGATTGAGGGTCTTCCAGAAATCATTGAAACGCTAGAAGTTCTATCAAACCATTCCTCAAACACAAGTTTAGCTGATGAATTGAGTGATTTGTTGGCATTGGTTTCTAAATTTGAATTTATCTTTTGTTTGAAATTTCTTTATCGAATACTAAGTGTTATAggaattctttccaaagagtTTCAAAGTGAAACAATAgacattttttctttgtcttcaaaAATAGAAGCAATTTTGGAGTGTTTATCATCTGAAAGAAATGATACTTATTTCAAAACTATCTGGGATGGAGCAGAGGAAATATGTCAAAAAATAACCTGTAAAGGTTTTGAAGTTGAAAGACCTTCatttcaaaagagaagaaaaattcagaaaactatagATCCTGGCAATTCAGACAGTATGTTTTTTCCTACCtccacagaagaacaatacaaagtTAATATTTATTACCAAGGCTTGGATACTGTATTGCaaaatttaaaattgtgttttttaGAGTTTGATTATTGTAAAATGAAGCAAATTTCAGAACTGTTACTTAAATGGAATGAACCCTTAAATGAAGCAACAGCCAAAGAGGTCCAAGAATTTTATAAATTTGATGCAGACATCATCCCAGAACTTAGATTTTATCGGCACTATGCAAAGCTCAACTTTGTCCTGGAATATGATTTTATCAACTTCAGCAATCTtggccatttatttattcagcatgGTCTTCACAATAATATTCCTTGCATATCAAAGCTATTATATGTTGCTTTGTCTTGGCCAGTTACTTCAGCAAGTGTTGAAAACTCATTTTCTACACTGTCGcgtcttaaaacatatttatgtcgTACCAAGGGACAAGAAAAGCTTAGTGGCTTAGCCCTAATGGCTGTTGAGCAGGAATTGGTAGATAAACTGATGGAACCTGAAAGGCTCAATGGAATTGTGGAAAAGTTTATCCTTCAGGTGAAAGAAATATAG
- the ZMYM1 gene encoding zinc finger MYM-type protein 1 isoform X2, whose protein sequence is MPPGGRREFREYCQAQQPKTQENDLKVNSAFSDAPQITAGIQLSLASSGMNKMLPSISTTAVQVSCSGCKKVFQKGQTAYQRKGSTELFCSTPCITEYISSGSSPALPKRTCSNCSKDILNLKDVISIQLEDTTSSKTFCSQSCLSSYEEKRKPVVTICTNSVPAKCSVCQKTTAIQYEVKYQSVNHSLCCNACFSKFHSANNLIMNCCENCGAYCSTSSNMFHILQMEGQSHYFNSSKSITAHKQKPAKSLPSVLCKSLKPTDEMIETTNDLGKTELFCSINCFSAYSKAKMESSTVVYDTSTNLPSPKKDATPVISNIVSLADTHDALPIVNSDVLQGTVSSVTANVIEDVSPSESSNSVQQPSLSPPSSVVSQHTVALNTEEQKDHTLNQDATNNMKSVKKSDRLRHPKFTSKIQKVKGKSRSIKKSYFQRLENSIKKDVMFCYSCQLFCQKKFNYGRESLRAQGISHWKKTLEKFRKHEKSEMHLKSLQFWREYQFCDEAVNDSLSSHSKQIEGNKKYLKLIIENILFLGKQCLFLRGNDQSISSVNKGNFLELLEIRAKDKGEEIFQLMNSQVDFYNSTQIQNDIIEIIKTEILQDIVNEINVSSAFSVICDETTDGATKGQFSVCVRYPQKTSKAVLIKERFLGFIDVEEMTGTNLHRNIKAYLQQIGVDLSKLRGQAYDSTSNWKGKFKKIAAEFKKEEPRALYLHCYTHCLDLAVIRFCKEVKELRSALNTLSSLFNTIHGEMSVNFQNIYKLSQSKTCKKHTSQPCWTVRDNTLLSVIEGLPEIIETLEVLSNHSSNTSLADELSDLLALVSKFEFIFCLKFLYRILSVIGILSKEFQSETIDIFSLSSKIEAILECLSSERNDTYFKTIWDGAEEICQKITCKGFEVERPSFQKRRKIQKTIDPGNSDSMFFPTSTEEQYKVNIYYQGLDTVLQNLKLCFLEFDYCKMKQISELLLKWNEPLNEATAKEVQEFYKFDADIIPELRFYRHYAKLNFVLEYDFINFSNLGHLFIQHGLHNNIPCISKLLYVALSWPVTSASVENSFSTLSRLKTYLCRTKGQEKLSGLALMAVEQELVDKLMEPERLNGIVEKFILQVKEI, encoded by the exons gagtacTGTCAAGCCCAGCAGCCCAAAACTCAGGAGAATGACCTGAAAGTCAACTCTGCGTTTTCAGACG CTCCTCAGATCACTGCAGGCATTCAGCTTTCTCTGGCATCATCTGGCATGAATAAGATGCTTCCTTCAATTTCAACCACAGCTGTTCAGGTTTCCTGTTCTGGTTGTAAAAAAGTTTTTCAAAAGGGACAAACTGCTTATCAGAGGAAAGGTTCTACTGAGCTTTTCTGCTCCACACCATGCATCACTGAATACATTTCATCTGGCAGTTCACCAGCTCTTCCGAAGAGAACTTGTTCAAACTGCTCAAA agaCATTTTAAATCTAAAGGATGTGATCAGTATTCAGCTGGAAGATACTACCAGTAGCAAAACTTTTTGCAGTCAGTCTTGTCTTTCAtcatatgaagaaaaaagaaagccagtTGTTACCATATGTACTAATAGTGTTCCAGCCAAGTGCAGCGTGTGTCAGAAGACTACTGCT atTCAGTACGAAGTGAAATACCAGAGTGTGAATCATAGTCTTTGCTGTAATGCCTGTTTTTCAAAATTTCACTCCGCTAACAACCTCATCATGAACTGTTGTGAGAATTGTGGGGCTTACTGTTCCACTAGCTCTAATATGTTCCATATACTTCAAATGGAAGGACAGTCTCATTACTTTAATAGTTCAAAGAGTATTACAGCACATAAGCAG AAACCAGCCAAATCACTTCCATCTGTTCTTTGCAAATCATTGAAGCCCACAGATGAAATGATTGAGACTACCAATGACTTGGGGAAGACAGAGCTTTTCTGCTCTATTAATTGTTTCTCTGCTTATAGTAAAGCTAAGATGGAATCTTCTACAG TGGTATACGATACTTCAACGAATCTCCCTTCTCCAAAGAAAGATGCAACTCCAGTTATAAGCAATATAGTGTCATTGGCAGATACTCATGATGCCCTGCCCATTGTGAACTCTGATGTATTACAAG GTACAGTTTCTTCAGTAACAGCAAATGTCATTGAGgat GTTTCACCCAGTGAATCAAGTAATAGTGTGCAACAGCCAAGCCTCTCACCACCGTCATCTGTAGTCAGTCAGCATACGGTTGCCTTAAATACAGAAGAACAAAAAGATCATACGTTAAACCAAGATGCTACAAACAATATGAAATCCGTGAAAAAAAGTGACAGGCTACGCCACCCAAAATTTACATCCAAAATACAAAAAGTTAAAGGTAAATCACGAAgtattaaaaaatcttattttcaacGATTAGAAAACAGTATTAAAAAGGATGTAATGTTCTGTTATTCATGCCAGTTGTTCTGCCAGAAAAAATTTAACTATGGAAGAGAGTCACTTAGAGCACAAGGAATTTCccattggaaaaaaactctggAAAAATTCAGAAAGCATGAAAAAAGTGAAATGCATTTGAAGTCATTGCAGTTTTGGAGAGAATACCAATTTTGTGATGAAGCTGTTAATGACAGTTTATCTAGTCATTCAAAGCAgattgaaggaaataaaaagtacCTAAAGcttataattgaaaatattttatttcttggaaAGCAATGTTTATTCTTAAGAGGAAATGACCAGTCTATTTCATCTGTGAATAAAGGCAACTTTTTAGAATTGTTAGAAATCCGAGCAAAGGATAAAGGAGAAGAAATATTTCAACTTATGAATTCACAAGTTGACTTCTACAATAGTACACAGATTCAAAATGATATTATTGAAATAATAAAGACTGAAATATTGCAAGATATTGTAAATGAGATCAATGTCTCCTCAGCTTTTTCAGTAATATGTGATGAGACAACTGATGGTGCCACTAAAGGACAGTTCTCAGTTTGTGTAAGATACCCGCAGAAAACATCAAAGGCTGTATTAATTAAAGAAAGATTTTTGGGTTTCATAGATGTTGAAGAGATGACTGGGACCAACTTACACAGGAATATCAAAGCTTACCTGCAGCAGATTGGAGTTGATTTGAGTAAACTACGAGGCCAGGCCTATGATAGCACCAGTAATTGGaagggaaaatttaaaaaaattgcagcAGAATTTAAGAAGGAAGAGCCAAGAGCTTTATACCTGCATTGTTACACACATTGTTTGGATTTAGCAGTGATTAGGTTTTGTAAAGAAGTAAAAGAGCTCCGAAGTGCTCTAAATACTCTCAGTTCTTTGTTCAACACTATTCATGGGGAAATGTCAgtaaattttcaaaacatttataaGCTGAGTCAAAGCAAAACATGCAAGAAACACACATCACAACCATGTTGGACAGTCCGTGATAATACATTACTCTCTGTGATTGAGGGTCTTCCAGAAATCATTGAAACGCTAGAAGTTCTATCAAACCATTCCTCAAACACAAGTTTAGCTGATGAATTGAGTGATTTGTTGGCATTGGTTTCTAAATTTGAATTTATCTTTTGTTTGAAATTTCTTTATCGAATACTAAGTGTTATAggaattctttccaaagagtTTCAAAGTGAAACAATAgacattttttctttgtcttcaaaAATAGAAGCAATTTTGGAGTGTTTATCATCTGAAAGAAATGATACTTATTTCAAAACTATCTGGGATGGAGCAGAGGAAATATGTCAAAAAATAACCTGTAAAGGTTTTGAAGTTGAAAGACCTTCatttcaaaagagaagaaaaattcagaaaactatagATCCTGGCAATTCAGACAGTATGTTTTTTCCTACCtccacagaagaacaatacaaagtTAATATTTATTACCAAGGCTTGGATACTGTATTGCaaaatttaaaattgtgttttttaGAGTTTGATTATTGTAAAATGAAGCAAATTTCAGAACTGTTACTTAAATGGAATGAACCCTTAAATGAAGCAACAGCCAAAGAGGTCCAAGAATTTTATAAATTTGATGCAGACATCATCCCAGAACTTAGATTTTATCGGCACTATGCAAAGCTCAACTTTGTCCTGGAATATGATTTTATCAACTTCAGCAATCTtggccatttatttattcagcatgGTCTTCACAATAATATTCCTTGCATATCAAAGCTATTATATGTTGCTTTGTCTTGGCCAGTTACTTCAGCAAGTGTTGAAAACTCATTTTCTACACTGTCGcgtcttaaaacatatttatgtcgTACCAAGGGACAAGAAAAGCTTAGTGGCTTAGCCCTAATGGCTGTTGAGCAGGAATTGGTAGATAAACTGATGGAACCTGAAAGGCTCAATGGAATTGTGGAAAAGTTTATCCTTCAGGTGAAAGAAATATAG
- the ZMYM1 gene encoding zinc finger MYM-type protein 1 isoform X1, translated as MKESPTSGECDKAVATQVKRLDEVKVEPDNTQEYCQAQQPKTQENDLKVNSAFSDAPQITAGIQLSLASSGMNKMLPSISTTAVQVSCSGCKKVFQKGQTAYQRKGSTELFCSTPCITEYISSGSSPALPKRTCSNCSKDILNLKDVISIQLEDTTSSKTFCSQSCLSSYEEKRKPVVTICTNSVPAKCSVCQKTTAIQYEVKYQSVNHSLCCNACFSKFHSANNLIMNCCENCGAYCSTSSNMFHILQMEGQSHYFNSSKSITAHKQKPAKSLPSVLCKSLKPTDEMIETTNDLGKTELFCSINCFSAYSKAKMESSTVVYDTSTNLPSPKKDATPVISNIVSLADTHDALPIVNSDVLQGTVSSVTANVIEDVSPSESSNSVQQPSLSPPSSVVSQHTVALNTEEQKDHTLNQDATNNMKSVKKSDRLRHPKFTSKIQKVKGKSRSIKKSYFQRLENSIKKDVMFCYSCQLFCQKKFNYGRESLRAQGISHWKKTLEKFRKHEKSEMHLKSLQFWREYQFCDEAVNDSLSSHSKQIEGNKKYLKLIIENILFLGKQCLFLRGNDQSISSVNKGNFLELLEIRAKDKGEEIFQLMNSQVDFYNSTQIQNDIIEIIKTEILQDIVNEINVSSAFSVICDETTDGATKGQFSVCVRYPQKTSKAVLIKERFLGFIDVEEMTGTNLHRNIKAYLQQIGVDLSKLRGQAYDSTSNWKGKFKKIAAEFKKEEPRALYLHCYTHCLDLAVIRFCKEVKELRSALNTLSSLFNTIHGEMSVNFQNIYKLSQSKTCKKHTSQPCWTVRDNTLLSVIEGLPEIIETLEVLSNHSSNTSLADELSDLLALVSKFEFIFCLKFLYRILSVIGILSKEFQSETIDIFSLSSKIEAILECLSSERNDTYFKTIWDGAEEICQKITCKGFEVERPSFQKRRKIQKTIDPGNSDSMFFPTSTEEQYKVNIYYQGLDTVLQNLKLCFLEFDYCKMKQISELLLKWNEPLNEATAKEVQEFYKFDADIIPELRFYRHYAKLNFVLEYDFINFSNLGHLFIQHGLHNNIPCISKLLYVALSWPVTSASVENSFSTLSRLKTYLCRTKGQEKLSGLALMAVEQELVDKLMEPERLNGIVEKFILQVKEI; from the exons ATGAAAGAATCACCAACAAGTGGTGAATGTGACAAGGCAGTGGCTACACAAGTGAAGAGGCTAGATGAAGTTAAGGTGGAACCCGACAACACTCAG gagtacTGTCAAGCCCAGCAGCCCAAAACTCAGGAGAATGACCTGAAAGTCAACTCTGCGTTTTCAGACG CTCCTCAGATCACTGCAGGCATTCAGCTTTCTCTGGCATCATCTGGCATGAATAAGATGCTTCCTTCAATTTCAACCACAGCTGTTCAGGTTTCCTGTTCTGGTTGTAAAAAAGTTTTTCAAAAGGGACAAACTGCTTATCAGAGGAAAGGTTCTACTGAGCTTTTCTGCTCCACACCATGCATCACTGAATACATTTCATCTGGCAGTTCACCAGCTCTTCCGAAGAGAACTTGTTCAAACTGCTCAAA agaCATTTTAAATCTAAAGGATGTGATCAGTATTCAGCTGGAAGATACTACCAGTAGCAAAACTTTTTGCAGTCAGTCTTGTCTTTCAtcatatgaagaaaaaagaaagccagtTGTTACCATATGTACTAATAGTGTTCCAGCCAAGTGCAGCGTGTGTCAGAAGACTACTGCT atTCAGTACGAAGTGAAATACCAGAGTGTGAATCATAGTCTTTGCTGTAATGCCTGTTTTTCAAAATTTCACTCCGCTAACAACCTCATCATGAACTGTTGTGAGAATTGTGGGGCTTACTGTTCCACTAGCTCTAATATGTTCCATATACTTCAAATGGAAGGACAGTCTCATTACTTTAATAGTTCAAAGAGTATTACAGCACATAAGCAG AAACCAGCCAAATCACTTCCATCTGTTCTTTGCAAATCATTGAAGCCCACAGATGAAATGATTGAGACTACCAATGACTTGGGGAAGACAGAGCTTTTCTGCTCTATTAATTGTTTCTCTGCTTATAGTAAAGCTAAGATGGAATCTTCTACAG TGGTATACGATACTTCAACGAATCTCCCTTCTCCAAAGAAAGATGCAACTCCAGTTATAAGCAATATAGTGTCATTGGCAGATACTCATGATGCCCTGCCCATTGTGAACTCTGATGTATTACAAG GTACAGTTTCTTCAGTAACAGCAAATGTCATTGAGgat GTTTCACCCAGTGAATCAAGTAATAGTGTGCAACAGCCAAGCCTCTCACCACCGTCATCTGTAGTCAGTCAGCATACGGTTGCCTTAAATACAGAAGAACAAAAAGATCATACGTTAAACCAAGATGCTACAAACAATATGAAATCCGTGAAAAAAAGTGACAGGCTACGCCACCCAAAATTTACATCCAAAATACAAAAAGTTAAAGGTAAATCACGAAgtattaaaaaatcttattttcaacGATTAGAAAACAGTATTAAAAAGGATGTAATGTTCTGTTATTCATGCCAGTTGTTCTGCCAGAAAAAATTTAACTATGGAAGAGAGTCACTTAGAGCACAAGGAATTTCccattggaaaaaaactctggAAAAATTCAGAAAGCATGAAAAAAGTGAAATGCATTTGAAGTCATTGCAGTTTTGGAGAGAATACCAATTTTGTGATGAAGCTGTTAATGACAGTTTATCTAGTCATTCAAAGCAgattgaaggaaataaaaagtacCTAAAGcttataattgaaaatattttatttcttggaaAGCAATGTTTATTCTTAAGAGGAAATGACCAGTCTATTTCATCTGTGAATAAAGGCAACTTTTTAGAATTGTTAGAAATCCGAGCAAAGGATAAAGGAGAAGAAATATTTCAACTTATGAATTCACAAGTTGACTTCTACAATAGTACACAGATTCAAAATGATATTATTGAAATAATAAAGACTGAAATATTGCAAGATATTGTAAATGAGATCAATGTCTCCTCAGCTTTTTCAGTAATATGTGATGAGACAACTGATGGTGCCACTAAAGGACAGTTCTCAGTTTGTGTAAGATACCCGCAGAAAACATCAAAGGCTGTATTAATTAAAGAAAGATTTTTGGGTTTCATAGATGTTGAAGAGATGACTGGGACCAACTTACACAGGAATATCAAAGCTTACCTGCAGCAGATTGGAGTTGATTTGAGTAAACTACGAGGCCAGGCCTATGATAGCACCAGTAATTGGaagggaaaatttaaaaaaattgcagcAGAATTTAAGAAGGAAGAGCCAAGAGCTTTATACCTGCATTGTTACACACATTGTTTGGATTTAGCAGTGATTAGGTTTTGTAAAGAAGTAAAAGAGCTCCGAAGTGCTCTAAATACTCTCAGTTCTTTGTTCAACACTATTCATGGGGAAATGTCAgtaaattttcaaaacatttataaGCTGAGTCAAAGCAAAACATGCAAGAAACACACATCACAACCATGTTGGACAGTCCGTGATAATACATTACTCTCTGTGATTGAGGGTCTTCCAGAAATCATTGAAACGCTAGAAGTTCTATCAAACCATTCCTCAAACACAAGTTTAGCTGATGAATTGAGTGATTTGTTGGCATTGGTTTCTAAATTTGAATTTATCTTTTGTTTGAAATTTCTTTATCGAATACTAAGTGTTATAggaattctttccaaagagtTTCAAAGTGAAACAATAgacattttttctttgtcttcaaaAATAGAAGCAATTTTGGAGTGTTTATCATCTGAAAGAAATGATACTTATTTCAAAACTATCTGGGATGGAGCAGAGGAAATATGTCAAAAAATAACCTGTAAAGGTTTTGAAGTTGAAAGACCTTCatttcaaaagagaagaaaaattcagaaaactatagATCCTGGCAATTCAGACAGTATGTTTTTTCCTACCtccacagaagaacaatacaaagtTAATATTTATTACCAAGGCTTGGATACTGTATTGCaaaatttaaaattgtgttttttaGAGTTTGATTATTGTAAAATGAAGCAAATTTCAGAACTGTTACTTAAATGGAATGAACCCTTAAATGAAGCAACAGCCAAAGAGGTCCAAGAATTTTATAAATTTGATGCAGACATCATCCCAGAACTTAGATTTTATCGGCACTATGCAAAGCTCAACTTTGTCCTGGAATATGATTTTATCAACTTCAGCAATCTtggccatttatttattcagcatgGTCTTCACAATAATATTCCTTGCATATCAAAGCTATTATATGTTGCTTTGTCTTGGCCAGTTACTTCAGCAAGTGTTGAAAACTCATTTTCTACACTGTCGcgtcttaaaacatatttatgtcgTACCAAGGGACAAGAAAAGCTTAGTGGCTTAGCCCTAATGGCTGTTGAGCAGGAATTGGTAGATAAACTGATGGAACCTGAAAGGCTCAATGGAATTGTGGAAAAGTTTATCCTTCAGGTGAAAGAAATATAG